Part of the Henckelia pumila isolate YLH828 chromosome 2, ASM3356847v2, whole genome shotgun sequence genome is shown below.
ATCAATTGAATTCTTTTTATAAATTTGTAAGATTctataaaattcaataaaaattcatcaaTTCCATAGAAGTCTATCATTTaaaaaagtcattaaaagttAATAAAACTCTGGATTAAATACACAACCGTAAAGTTAAAAGGTGTTCAATATAGACTTGCATAACATCCATCAAAATCTAATGGTATCCAAAAAGACTTTTGTGAAGTTTTAAAAAGTCGTGCGATATTGAACtttgacttttaaaaactctataaaagtctataaatattcaaattttcaaTAGATTCTTAAAAACTCCATGAAAGTCATTGAACTATAAAGCATAAAACATCATAATAAAATGCCAAGAATTATCTTTGTTTGAACCCAAATATTTGGATGGACTTTccctccttttttttttccttctccctttcttacaatttttttatgaaacttTTTACAatttaatcaaaataaatttaaaaagttaaaaattttattttttaattttgatagctgaaattttgaaattatttttatttttaatacatAGTTTAtacaattaatataatattacattataataaaagataaacaAAAGAGTAACATTGTTTAATTTCTAGTTGGCTCTATGTTAAGTTGTCTTCAATATACGGGGACGTTCTCGGAATAATTCCGTTCTGCAATGGAATTTTGATATCTCCAcaatgatatgatattgttCACTTTTGGTCCAacatttattgttttgtttttggaCTTCACCCAAAAAATCTCATACCAATAAATATATaatcccatatatatatatatatatatatatatatattaattcgtaatattttttttatttttcaatgtgAGACTTTGGTTGCATTCTCAACCAGTGGCGGACCTACATGGTTCCGAAAGGATTGCGACCGCCCCTCCTgaaattatcaaaaattttagtaCTATACACATAATATatcttttaaatataaatttaaatgtgCGACCGctcctttgaattttttttaaaaaacttagtactatatatataatatatatattttagaatgttgatttaattttatattgattAGGATGATCTTTGATGAATAAAGAtaagaataaatttattttagactATATAGAATTGACAGTATGCTTTGTATTGACCCATATTTGTTCTTGGAAAACGAAAAGTCTTTTATGTTTGAATGTGACATGGGAAATTTGATTCGGTTTTCTCAATTTTATCCATCTGATTTCTTCTTGATGGAGTTAATGCATCTTGAGCATCAAATTCATAACTTTATTTTTGACATGCGAAGTAACAATCTGTTCTCTAAGACTGCGAGAATTAGCGAGTTTGCTAAAATGATGTTCCAATCGAAGAAATATCGATTATATCATTTGATATATTTACTTTTAAAGTTAACATTGGTATTACTCGTTGCAACTGCTACCGTAGAGAGAGTttttcaacaataaaaataatcaaaatatcaccTCGTATTCGGTTGGGAGATGATGTGTTATATGATGGTTTGATTATTTAATACCATATATTGAGCGTGATGTGTTTGATACAGTATTATTCAACATTTTCAAAGTATGAAATTTCATAGTGTGTTATTTTAAAAACATATGAACTTAATAATATGACTATTTATCATACACTGtgttgtaataattattttaatttattgaattcGCCTTTCCTGATTGAAAATCCTGGGCACTGTTCCCTACAAATTCTATATTGAGCCGTGGTTGGTTGTGTTTGTGCGCACACTTGTTGGAGTATCTCGCAAGAGGATCGAGTTTGAGGTTCATTTCAACCTACCTATACAGGCATTATTCccatgatagatctaagagtcatcatttatcaatacatgcgGGGTCTACTAAAAAATAATGGACTCCATATTTATTGATAAATGTCAACCGTTAGATTCGTGTGAAGGCAGTGCCTGTATAGGTAGGATATAACTTACCCGAATTTGATGACATTCACATGGATAATGGATAAGTTGTGGATTGGCTCTCCTTCGTTTTTTGTGGGAGCAGGGCTATATTTGTGGAGtagaaatttacattttttttaaaaaaaaaaaatcaatatatacGCGTAATTTTAATTACTGTAATTGTATTTTGGTCTTTCTGTATTTCAAGAACTATTAATGAATTATGGACTAAACTTTCTTGGATCTATTATTCTATTATAGCACAACTGCACAATGATTTATGGCATGCCATCAAATATGAggaatatatatttcaattgATGTTTaaggatatatataatattaacaGCAAAATCCATTCGAAAAATAACGGATTTAAGTAGGAGATATGAATAAGGAAAGAGTTTTTCTTTATTCTTCATGCACGTATTATTGTAATTACATTATTTGCCAAAAGTAGCACATGATACACAACTCATGCTAGCTTCCAATTGGCAAAAGACAACACTTGTAAGGACACTGGACTGCCATTTCCTCCAAGCCATTTTAAGGCAAAATGTAAGCTGcaagatatatatatcaattttcagaatatataaatatgaaataaatataaaaaattttaaaatgaacaTACATATAAATATGTTACCTCCACATTTGAAACCAACGGGCCTGTCAGCAAGGTTGCACCTCTTGGGAATGGTTATGGCGATTTCAGGCTTCACCCCTGAACTCTTGGCCGTGTTCGACAGCATAACGGCGCACAAACACTCGGGGTTCTGCCCCAATATCTTCACCTGAGTGCAGCAACTTTTGGAAACCGCGGCGTTAGAGTCTTGTGCGGCAGATGCGCATGGAATCAGCTTCAATACTTCCATGTCCGGGGTTGAGTTAGGACATTGGCCGGCCGAATACACGCCGCTTAAACTAGCAATCCCGATGATCATGAAAAGCATAATGCAGAAGAGTTTCCCCATTGCCAACTAAGTGAACTAGTTAGTTTTTCAGGTTTTTCGATATATGATCTGGTTGGAGCTTGAAATCTGCTGCGGTTTATATAGGGAAATGTTGGAGCTTAAACGGGAGTGGGTGTGAGTAGAAATCCACCATTGTCGTTAGTGGAATGAGCACCAATTGAGATGATATGATTTTCAAATGCTGCATTGGTCTGTATGTGGCGGGTTTGGTGAAAAATATTACTGCTACGTGTGATACGTAAATGCAATCGTTGTGTCGCTCTTTTCTTTGAAAATCATAAGTTTACGCATATATGACATCCTACTTACGAAAAAATAGAGcaatatatatttcttttaaaattattttagagAAAAAACCTTCACGGGATGGATTGATTAGTGTCGAAATCTAAATCGACCAAATGAGTTCGAGTTTGTATACATTGGGCCGAATAAAAATGAACAAAGATAATTCAACAATTCTATAAATAGAGCTACCTAAAAATTAGCCCAAAAAATTCCACAGAAACAGAGCTAAAAATTGATTAACAGAAGCATTTGCTTAACAATGAGCAGTACCTCTCCGTTTTCAAAGGAAATCGCCGATTTGGTTCAACGAGTAAAAGCGTAAAGCACAGTACAAACGTAAATCAAAAGCCCCGACGGCACCAGAATCACCAGCGGCACCACCGCCCCAAACCCATGCCTGCTCCCTCCGCACCCCAGCATCCCCAGCTTTATCTGCACCACGTCCACCAGAGCCAGCATCAAGAAAACCGACCCAGTTACCGAACCCGCGGCGGAGACCACATACCCGACCCGGAGACCCGTTTTGTTCACCATCGTCAGGTCTATCGGCCAGTGGGCCGGGCTGTCGCGGGCCAGTCTTATGGCCTGTTTCAGCCCCAGCGCCACGAGGCTGGAAAAGAGGAAGCAGCTGAAGGCGTACACGTGGAAGCACACGAGGCGTTCGGCGGTCGTCGGGCTGGGGGAGCAGCCGGGTGGCTGGGTGGGATCGATGAGAGTGCTGTTGGGGTCGGTCGGGTTCCACGCGAGGCCGATGAAGACGGCGAATGTGAAGAGGGAGTTGACGTTCACGATCCCATCGAGCGCCGTTATGTGGATGCTGGTGGCCGACATCTCCGGTCGCGCTGCGGCGGAGATTGCTGCGAGTGTTGCGTTTTCTCTGATTAATGCCTCTAGAGGAGAGTTTGATAAAGTTAAAGTTGCTCCTTTTGCTTTTCAGACATTTGGGGTGCCGATGTTTTGGCGTAGGATAGCACGGTGCGCTCTTAAACAAAGATTTCAATCAACAGATATCTTTTTGCTTTCCCAAATCGAATCAAAGCATATGACTTGTGAGTTAACCAACCAAGCGACAAATGTTTTTAAACttacatttaaaatatttatacaaaaTCTAAAATTTCTCATTCGAGAAACAACCAAATGGAGTCCTCGTTCTACTCTCACTATTGTGTATAGCAAagagagatgtcttcttcccCTCGCATTCAATGATATCACCTCAATTCTTTGCCTTTACTTCGCATTCGAGGTAATTTGTGAGTACCCTTCTTACTCCTAATCCGCGGAGTGGGGATGGTTTGGTGCCGAGATGTGGACTCCTCTCGCCTCTGGCAGGGCTATTACCAAGTCGAGCAGGAGAAAAGTTTGGTGTGGTGAATGCTGTGCGGTAGGGAGAGCTCGAAACGGGCACCGAATATGGGAGTATAATCTTTCTGTGGCTCATCATGTTGGTTTTGTCTGAATGTTTGCTTATATCATCTACGTAGAGTAGATCATCGATGCGTGCCACAATGTTGAATGCCAAACTCTCTAAAACCCTTGAGTAGCTCTCTAAAATGGACTTCCCCACATCCTTGAGAGTTTCAAAAACAGGAAAAACAAATCATTATATAAAGATTGTCAAAAAGATCGAGGCTTTCAAGAAGAATGAGACTAGCTGGTGGTTGAAATAAAACCTTGTTGCACAGTATTTTGCTGACATCTAAGTCAGTTTGTGCAAGACACGGGAATCGTCTTCTCAAACATAGAAGAAGGCTTTCAGCTCTTTCAGCAAGCAAATCCCTCTTGTCTCCTCCTCCATCTTTCACTAGCTCTTTAACAATCTCCCAAGAGGATTTAGCAGTGGTACGGTTTGTGGCTCGTTTTTTACACAAGTCGATTGCTGCCTCCACTCGATTTGCTATGTCTAAAGCTGCGTGTTCAGTGGACAGATCGAGGCAATCAAGCAAGCATTCTGAGGAGAAATGGTCGGAAGTGATGCAGCTGTATATGACATCCCCCAGACAGGCTCTCCCATTCTAGCATTTTGAATTAGTTCACATGAGAATGTCAATGCAGGGGGACTAGAAGTACAGTAAACTTTATCATTcgagagataaaaaaaaatattttaacatcaAGAAACTCATATTTGCTCATAAAGTAGAATCTATGTATCATTAGCATTTGCTTATAGAATCTTGCTTTGATAGTGTGCATTTAAATGGCTAAGTGCAAAAATTTCAAACCTTTGGGAGAGCTTCTGAGTATGATTCTGGAACTTCCATCTCAGCTAAGGCAATGCTGTTAATAGCCATTGCAGCTTTATGAATCTGACTTGCACATTCACGCCTGTGGTTTAATTGCTTTCTCGTGTCTTCAGGGAGACCGCCGTGGGGGACGCGTGGCACAGGCAGCCACCATTTATCCTCCTGTCGTTGAATGGCTTTCTGAAATGAAACTGCACCATTGGCCTCTGCTGCTATTCTACCTTTATCAACATACCAAAATTCTGTATTGGTGAATCCATCTAGTATTTCCTGAAACCAAAGCAATGTGAAATCGACACCAGAACTAggaaaaaaaaagggaaaaaacaAGAAACGCATTCAAATCTTACTAGTAGCATGTTGTCAAGTTTTCGAAGAGCTGGGAGATTGAGAAAAAGATCTGATCTTGGGCGACAAGTCATAATCTGAAGCAGTTGAAGGTGACCATCAATGAAATATCTTTCAATAACTCACAACTCCATATCACTGGCATAGGTTCCGCCAAAGTCAACATAACGGTGCTATTTGAATGCCAGATATTCAACTCAATGAGTGAAAAGCAGAAGCATCAGCTGGAAAATCAGCAAGATTTTCGAAccatttcttttttcttttctgaaCAAGAACTTCTCTCTGAATAAAGCCAAACAAATCATAAATGCAAGTTTCTTGAGAAGCCAAGAGTATTACCTCAACCTTAGTTCCATCAGGAAACGTTTGGCAAGATGGTGCGAATTCTACTATATGATCGCCCACACAAACAAGCCATTCAATCTCTCTTTCCCACATTGCTTTCTTCTCAGATTGTAGGGGTTCCAATCTCGACAGTTGCCCAAATACAGTAGCTGCACATGTAAGAAGCAAGAATTATCATGTTAACTTTAGAAGTTGTGAAATGAATGGAAAGGAGACAGCTAACAATTAAGCCTTTACCGCAAAGATTGGTGATGGCATTCGAAATAGCCAGCGCAGGGAAAACCCCTTTGCCACTTCCAGACATGTCTTCACCAAGTAAAAGTTTTGCAAACCTCTCTTTCATCATCTCCAATTCTATTCAATTGAATCAATATCATTAGCCAGAAGTTAAAATTTTTAAGCATAAACTTCCCAATTATTCACCAAAAGTTAAAATTAGCCAGAAGAATACAAAACCACAGCAACAACCAAAATATGCAACTTTCTCGATAAGTTAAAacacaaaacaacaacaaattccAGTCTTTGTATTCAGCAAAACAGAGATCAAGTTCcggaaaaaaagaaatttgaaCTTCATATCTGACCTGAAAGTTTTGATCTTTGAATCTTCAACTTACAGTAATCAACACCACCATCAACATTATCATTGAGCTTGTTTTTCCCTTCAAACGCATCGTTTTTCACAGATTCTGCTGCTCTTCTTATTGGCCAGCAGAGAGGATCTAACAAAGATTTATCAGATCCTTTGTTCTTCTTCATATTGTCAGTGACACCTTCCATTTAAACTTCTTCCAAAactaaaaacacaaaaaaaaaatagctaTTTCGGATCAATAAATGATTGGCATAGCTTGATTTCCATTGTCCGGAAAATGGGCTTATCCAGTGCCATTAAATCTCACTCCAAAGTCTTGATCTTTACTCAGTTAAAGAGCTCAAAAGGTGAAAAAACAAGTTAAAAAGCAAGAATCTTTAAAAGGGATTGAATTTCATTTAACTTGAAAGCTTTTACCGCGAACGGTGGATTTGATTTTCAAAATTCTACAAGGCGTGGAACTGGTAAAGTGAGGAGATCAACGTCTAGTTTCAAAATGAGATTGATATATAGCCGTAAGCGTGGCCGATGACTCGATTGTTTGGCCTTCATTCACACAGTAGAAGTGCGGAAATCAGTACAAGTTCACTTTGCTTGCTTGGAATAATTggttactcttttttttttttaattttctttttatcaaaataaagattttctttatttttaaatattcaatttatttaAACTTTTATAAATTGGTAGAGTTAGTCGAGAGACTACGGGGAAAAATAGCAAAAAAATGTTGAAGTTATTACTAATAACTAAGGGTACATGGAATGAAATATAAACACCAATATGATAGTTTGGGCAATATGATAGTTTGGGCAAAACTGGTTTGACATGTATAACAAAGGGTCCAAAacattccaaaaaaaaatttgtgtgatACTCAAACGTATCattgattaattttatgatACAGATATATTATTAGATTTGATCCATAAATaacattatttttaatgttaaaatattacttttcatattatatatatatatatttatatatcaaCACAACATTCATAAAACCGTCTCCCAAAAAATATATCCAAAACAACTGACACAAATTTATGAGGGTAGAGGAATTTTCGGATTGTCATCAAAATTATAGATATATTCTAATATACTTTAGATTTCTTTTGAAACTAGCAGTGAAGTACACACTGTGTGCATATGATAcaatacataaaattatatgtttttacatatatataaaagttgagaaatttaggTAGAAATATGTTAATTTTAGTGAATAATGCTAAGGGTGTAATTTTGTACAaccattaaaattacaaaaaaaatgattatgttGGGGATCGGgtgtgtgtagagggggtgaatacattaaaaatattttgagctacaatagctcgttcttgaaatgttcaaaTACGAACCGAACACCGATaaattatatcgagtttggttaTAAAATCAAGCGAAAAACACTCGAAATAATCCATCTAAAAACTGATTAAGCATTTGAGAAATCGTTTGAAAAGATTGCAAGTTGAGATAGTAAAAACATTTTGGTTTaatcattttatcaaacactttgtatgaaatattttggtactttaaaGGACATATAAAATGATTCaacaaatcacataaaaacagtAGCAAGAAGTAAGTGCGATAAATAAAGAGACGCCAATTTGTtcatggatgttcggagctcaatctcctacgttcCCTTCTTCCTCTTCggaaggatacactagaagactttgagcaTTACAACGGCTTGTGACACCCCACTTCAACCTTAGGACTTATCCCACTGCTAATTAGAAACTCCTAGATTCTCAACTCGATTGTAGGATGCAACCTCACAATCCACATAATGTTTTAATGTCTTTGTGTTAAGACTCTCACTCAAACAATCTATACAAATCATCTAATAAATGTGTGTGAGTGAGTTGGGGTTGgggtgtgaagaacttgactgtgaatatggggacctcgggttgctaatctcatcttaggcaattaatgattaataacacaattaatcaagtatttaaaagaatactcaaaccaaataaaaatttaattttttaaaaatcttgcacctcgctcgatcggttgaattcatccgatcgagcgagatggaAATCTCATCTCTCGGGTCTGAGCAAAAGTTggcatcgctcgatcggttgaattcatccgatcgagcgagctcaaaattTCATTTCTTTGTTTTGCTCAATttcaggccgcgctcgatcggtggaattcacccgatcgagcgggcaccctgtcCAAAAAAATCTGCTGCATAAAGTGTGCTGTCAAAACATGGAATAAGGCATGGATCATCATCAAATATGGATtctaaacatgatataaaatctGGAAACATGCATAAATTGATAGTATCAAGTATCAAGCATAAATCCATGCTTTTATTACATTCAACGGATCCTTCAAAAGACAATAAAATACACAACTATATCAAGTGGCATAATTGTATTACAAACCAACTTAGTTATATCATGTTTGATGTTTCTAGACACCACAACTTcaactaaaacccgagtcctcacatgctaaacTCTTTCTCAAGCTATCATTGACGTCTTTGACTAGCTCatgccccctctgttgccatgcacatatacaaaacaaagcaacagccggattaAATCCCGTGAGAATAtaatctcagtataatcgacatatataaagcgttaaggaaatcatatcaactctatttataatcgactcaacaatagagtaaataacacatatattgatcaagaattgattcataattcgtcgctgccatcaagattcgtaaccgatcttgacatggatatccatctatcgtagtcattctggACTAGAAAATCAGGTCGCCtccgacctcggcatagaatcaattcaatatcatatcatatcgactcaaattcaaagatccactacctgagattgATCGAcaatatcaaaatcaaatcaaaacaataaacatgTATGTGCTttttgcgggacaactcaagaagcctCATTCTCGAGTTACAAatccctgacttgcgatgtcgtcttataccttcgtatttctcgattctgaatacttcaaatctgaaatataacaattaGAACATTCTTATCAAGCTTCATTCAAGATAATCAATCCAAAATCTGATCCAACTCATCAATATAACTTCAATACaatcacttcaaacctcaagcaaacttcttcggttcaaagtcggacTTCTTGAGTTGATCGAGCTTGAAACTAATCTGAAatgtaacgattatgatcaagaagcatcagtatacaatcacaagatcctcatctcaatcataggctaacaaACACAGTCTCAAAACATAATCCATCaacgtagcgattgaaaatcggtaactgACGAAATATCGTAATCATTTTCCACTTCATAAACGTGATACATCAGCAAGATAATCTCATAACCAACATATCAGACACAACCAGATGCTATAACTCTCGGTATACATGCTGGATAGCATAACAAGTTCATTGAATAATCACTCTTTAATCCGGTTCCGACTATACGAAGTAGAAACGTTCAAGAACATAACAATAAACTCAAATTCTGATCTCTACCATATCTTACTCTTCAAACCATGCCAAAATAAGTATAAACTTACattagatcgaagccctcgttttaaggattccagaacacttttcggaatcaaaatcggataatcgaatcaaaagttacggcgatttgaaaatcagAAAAACAAAGAAAAGGAAAGGATCTTGGCTTGCTCTGTTCTGAAATTCTGAATTGACAatggagaatgtagtgacccgcgccgtgatcacctactaataagaatttaagcatgcattaaatttaattaaacataatcagagAAATAACAGCGGAAAATCTTAAAGATAAACAattccaagataaataaatcttgatacaaccaaatcgaatatataccgaataaaatcttaatctagaAATCCTCTGATGACCCttgctaccaagccctggtcaccgatCAACTACTGATCTCGCTCCTGGTCCACCTGCAAAACCGGCcccgtcgaatgaggtgtccgagataaaagcaggaacgtgagcgctaacgcccagtacgtaaaatattgaatatacaggtctatatgatgcatgcaacatgaactatgaatgatctgggtaactgggatcatatctggaaaatcatgaTCAGTTCATAGGCGCCTCCAGTATGCGCACGCTGCTCCGAAGatccagtgggtgccacacatactgaacccgatcttggactatcactaTCCTGGGTAAAAACCGTGCACGCTGCCCCGTcggtccagtgggtgtcacacggtacccgatcgtataataacaacaaccctagggctgagcgaccctagaacaactggttatctcaaa
Proteins encoded:
- the LOC140880765 gene encoding uncharacterized protein; this translates as MGKLFCIMLFMIIGIASLSGVYSAGQCPNSTPDMEVLKLIPCASAAQDSNAAVSKSCCTQVKILGQNPECLCAVMLSNTAKSSGVKPEIAITIPKRCNLADRPVGFKCGAYILP
- the LOC140880764 gene encoding uncharacterized protein; the protein is MSATSIHITALDGIVNVNSLFTFAVFIGLAWNPTDPNSTLIDPTQPPGCSPSPTTAERLVCFHVYAFSCFLFSSLVALGLKQAIRLARDSPAHWPIDLTMVNKTGLRVGYVVSAAGSVTGSVFLMLALVDVVQIKLGMLGCGGSRHGFGAVVPLVILVPSGLLIYVCTVLYAFTR
- the LOC140880763 gene encoding rop guanine nucleotide exchange factor 5-like, which gives rise to MEGVTDNMKKNKGSDKSLLDPLCWPIRRAAESVKNDAFEGKNKLNDNVDGGVDYCKLKIQRSKLSELEMMKERFAKLLLGEDMSGSGKGVFPALAISNAITNLCATVFGQLSRLEPLQSEKKAMWEREIEWLVCVGDHIVEFAPSCQTFPDGTKVEIMTCRPRSDLFLNLPALRKLDNMLLEILDGFTNTEFWYVDKGRIAAEANGAVSFQKAIQRQEDKWWLPVPRVPHGGLPEDTRKQLNHRRECASQIHKAAMAINSIALAEMEVPESYSEALPKNGRACLGDVIYSCITSDHFSSECLLDCLDLSTEHAALDIANRVEAAIDLCKKRATNRTTAKSSWEIVKELVKDGGGDKRDLLAERAESLLLCLRRRFPCLAQTDLDVSKILCNKDVGKSILESYSRVLESLAFNIVARIDDLLYVDDISKHSDKTNMMSHRKIILPYSVPVSSSPYRTAFTTPNFSPARLGNSPARGERSPHLGTKPSPLRGLGVRRVLTNYLECEVKAKN